The proteins below come from a single Ailuropoda melanoleuca isolate Jingjing chromosome 1, ASM200744v2, whole genome shotgun sequence genomic window:
- the LOC100470307 gene encoding keratin-associated protein 8-1 gives MHCNTFSGAIFPGCYWGSYGYPLGYSVGCGYGSTYSPVGYGFGYGYNGCGAFGYRRYWPFDLY, from the coding sequence ATGCACTGCAACACCTTCTCCGGCGCCATCTTCCCAGGCTGCTACTGGGGCAGCTACGGCTACCCCCTGGGGTACAGCGTGGGCTGTGGCTACGGCAGCACCTACTCCCCAGTGGGCTACGGTTTCGGTTATGGCTACAACGGCTGTGGGGCCTTCGGCTACAGAAGATACTGGCCATTTGATCTCTACTGA